The Megalobrama amblycephala isolate DHTTF-2021 linkage group LG8, ASM1881202v1, whole genome shotgun sequence region GGTTGATGTGAATCTGTCAGGACGTTTCTGGTGTGTCAGTAAATCCTGCACACCTTTTCTCATGCATTCATGTTCTGGCCTTTAGTTGAGTTTGTGTGAATGTCATCTGGCCAGTCTGTGTTGCATTCTGGGAGGGCGTTGGTTATGGTTGTAAACAGCATATTTTGTAGATGTGTCATACCTCTCATGCTCTGCCTGATTTTCTCACCGTAGATCACCTTCACTAACATGGTTTCTGTGGACGAGAGGCTCACATACCGACCGCACCCGGAGGACCCGGAGAAGTAAGATTCACTCTCTGTTTTACTAGATATCTGAGCTAATATAGTCGTTCTTTACATGCTGCTccgttcacctaaaaattaaaatctcttatttacTCTCCAAACCAAGACATTTGAAacgcaaatgaagatattttgacatGAAAACAGAGATTTCTGTCGCTCTATTGAAAGAATATTCACCCTTAAAGCGTCAAAATATTCATTAAGAGATGAACGGAGCAGTTTATTTCAAGACTTTTGAAGGGACACAGTCGCTTTTTATGATCAGCAGATTCAATTTAGGCTCTTATTCACATACAAACATTGAACATTTAAGCAGAAGCTCAGTGACATTTGTGCATTAAGCAAGTATGATTGAGCTACTGTTTGCCATATACgttaatgtttaaatgtaaataagagcctaaattaaatcatataaagtgattgtgtctcttcagaagacttggattaaatcgtttcattcatatgaattattttacaatctcttaatgaacattttgaagatttttgggtgaacatgCTTTCactggagggacagaaatatcttcatttgtgtttcaaagatgaacagaagtcttatgggtttggaatgacatgaggagagtaactgatgacagaattatagtttttgggtgaactgtgcCTTTAAACACCTTTGTGAACATGTTCAATATCTGCTGCCGCTCCTACAGGACCATGCTTACCCAGGAGGCCATCATCTCTGTGAAGGGCGTCAGTCTGAGCAGCTATCTGGAGGGACTCATGGCGTCCACCATCTCCACCAATGCTGGAAAGGTGAGCAAACGAAACACGCTTCACCAGTTACTGGCACGAGGGTGGGGCAacttgtcactcacatgagatccaccaatagtaaaccacaaccatccaatcagttTCCcatagacaaaatcaagccccgccctacatttgttcttgtttgagaaacCGTTTTACTCGAATGATAtcacaatatttaatttaaaaaattgtatatttaataaattagaactaaataaattaaaaatgaattatatgaagaagaaaaaaatcagatttatacTTTAGATGGCAACTTTTTGATTCTGTAAAACTATTATTTGACAAATGAAGAAATgagtaaaaatatgaataaaaagctGTATCCAACAGGGCacttggtttttattttttaataaaaacaaggtTATTACTAATAATAGAATAATACTTATTTGTAATACATTTACTTTATTTGTTTAACAGTTCTGCCTAATAAGTTAATAGACAAACTGTTAAAAAGAGGCAGTAAACTAATAAAGATGGAGAATAGGAACTATGGCATTCTCGGTGCTGTCAAAATAAGAGTCACTTTGGCCAAACGGAAAAACTTAACATCCAATGcagtttattaaagggttagttcacccaaaaatgaaaataatgtcattaattactcaccctcatgtcgttccacacctgtaagaccttcgttcatcttcggaacacattaagatatttttgatgaaatctgatggctcagtgaggcctgagcaatgacatttcatctctcaagatccattaatgtactaaaaacatatttaaatcagttcatgtgagtacagtggttcaatattaatattataaagcgacgagaatatttttggtgcgccaaaaaaccaaaataacgtcttatatagtgatggccgatttcaaaacactgcttcatgaagattcggagcgttatgaatcagcgtatcgaatcagcggttcgaagcgccaaagtcacttgatttcagcagtttggcggtttgacacgcgatccgaatcatgattcgacacaaaagattcataacgctccgaagcttcatgaagcagtgttttgaaatcggccatcactaaataagtcgttattttgtttttttggcgcaccaaaaatattctcgtggctttataatattaatattgaaccactgtactcacatgaactgatttaaatatgtttttagtacattaatggatcttgagagaggaaatgtcattgcctcactgagccatcggatttcatcaaaaatatcttaatttgtgttctgaagatgaacgaaggtcttacaggtgtggaatggcatgagggtgagtaattaatgacattattttcatttttgggtgaaccaaccctttaataCTGCCAAATATTGACAGATTCGTGAGTGAATCAATTGTCAGTTCAATGAGCCGTTCACAAATAGCTCAGAATGATTcaataattaattgaattccTCCAGTTGTAGAACTTTCTTATTCagcagagctgctttacagcagaatttgaatTAGTCTCATATTATGAAGTTTGCATAATGCATAAttgattattttcctgtttattactgtgaagatGTCGTGAAACAGTCTGTACAGTATAAATCTGTATAAAGAGCTgtagaaataaagctgacttgATCACAAATAATGGATGTTCAGTGGCTAAAAGATTTAACAGTCAGTCTGACTTGTAAATGTTTGCGTCCGCAGGGTCGCGAGGCAATGGAGTGGGTAATCAGACGTCTGAACACAGAGATCGAGGAGCTGGCCATCACAGCGAGAGGAACCATGCGGACGCCCATGGCCGCGGCCGTCACCGAGAAATGAGAGCCAGCGCATGGCCTTCCTCTCTGTCGCTGCTCTTCTCTATGTGTCTTTTTTCCAGTCGTGGAAATTCATTCTCCGCGTCCTACGCATTCAAGCCTCTACATTAGAGACTGTCGGGACGTCGAGCGACAGAGAGAGACGGTCCGGGGTTTAGACATCGACCGCTGTTGACGCACAACAAGAAGACAACGAAGGGGAAGAGTAGAGCGCTCATCCATGATGAACTCTCAAACGTAGTTTTAATGAATCAGTATAACGGGACATTTACACAGCGCGAACAGATCGATGCTCAGACGGAACGTATGCCATGATCCATTCGCCACGTTTAGCTCTGTTACACGAATGCAGCTGTTCGACGCTGGCTAGCATTGCGTCACCAGCACTTACACACTTGAAAATTAGTAATATTataacttattttattactatattatattgttaacaCTTAGCATGAAGGAAGGGAACAAACTAGATTTTGGAGGACCATCTCAGACGTTGGATTCTTCAGAACACGCCtccttaaaaaacaaaagagcACTAAATGACATAAAACTACAGAGAATAGAATCATCATCATTCATCATCGAGTGACTCCAGAATGTTCCATGTACTGCTAATGACCTCCTTCCCTCTGTAGTGAACATGTGCTTTGACTTTAATTGATCAGGAGGCAGTTGGGATGTTGGATCCAGACGTGAGGCATTCTTTACCCTCGGAGGGTAAAATGTGTGTGATGATGGGAAACAGCAGAaatatatggaagcttgtttacgccactaaatacaaaaaaataaaaaaggtaattgcaaatttagatctcacaattctgacatatTTTTTCATCTCAATTGGAtactataaagtcagaattg contains the following coding sequences:
- the prelid3b gene encoding PRELI domain containing protein 3B, whose translation is MKIWTSEHIFNHPWETVTKAAMQKYPNPMNPSVFGVDVLDRNVDQQGRLHSKRLLSTEWGLPSIVRSIIGNTRTCTYIQEHSIVDPKEKTFELQSTNITFTNMVSVDERLTYRPHPEDPEKTMLTQEAIISVKGVSLSSYLEGLMASTISTNAGKGREAMEWVIRRLNTEIEELAITARGTMRTPMAAAVTEK